A genomic region of Haloarcula rubripromontorii contains the following coding sequences:
- a CDS encoding zinc ribbon domain-containing protein produces the protein MPSDTHSTDDRGCPKCGHTGTDVGSISTTGGGLSKMFDIQTNQFQVVTCTNCGYSELYRDTGSAGSDLADIFLG, from the coding sequence ATGCCCTCCGACACACATTCCACTGATGACCGCGGGTGCCCGAAGTGCGGCCACACCGGCACTGACGTGGGTAGCATCTCGACCACCGGCGGCGGCCTCTCGAAGATGTTCGACATCCAGACGAACCAGTTCCAAGTCGTCACGTGTACGAACTGCGGCTACTCTGAACTATACCGTGACACCGGATCCGCTGGCAGTGACCTGGCGGATATCTTCCTCGGGTGA